The window attatttctttaggttttctattccttgctcagcttcctctccttctggcacctcaattatgtggatgttgttttgtttcatgttgtcccacagctcccttaggctctcctcttgctttttaactttttcacCCCTGGTTGGTGCTCTGCGTGGGTGTTTTTTTCTGCCTTGTCTTCAAACTCTCCTATTcagacctcagtttcttcaagtTTACTGTGAAACCTTCCATGgttttctttattgcagctatgtcattcttcatttcctcttgattcttatttatgttggtgaaaatctcattcagctccttataattctcatttagttgcgtgtatttgtcatccagacgattgagcatccttattaccattattctgaattctctcTCTGACAAAttatttgcctccatttcatttagttctttttctggtgattcctccttttctttcctttggggattgttctttgtctccccatttttgctatctcattgtatttgtttctatgtcttagatgaaactgctatgccacccatACTTTTGAGGGGTGGTcctatgtagtaggtgttttgtggaACCCAGTGGTGCATTTTCTTAGATCTCCTGAGTTGGGTGTTCTAGGAAAGCCCCCTACTTGAGTTATTTGGTGTAGTTGgatcttgaatgttattgtcccattcgtgggtggagtttcctcaaagatTGTCTGACTATGTACCTCACACCCAACCTCGTCATGCAAGCTGTTGTGCATGTGCTCAGGGTCATGATGTGGGACTCACTTCGTGGTCCTGGAGCCCACTGCCAGAGTGGCGCAACACACTTCAGGGTCCTGTAGCTCATGGAACGTGTAGCATGACACACATAGGGTCCCGGAGTCCATGGCCAGGGAGGCAGGGGTCCCGATGTCTGTGGCTGAGGTGGCGCAACTTTGGCTGGGTTGGGGCTCACTCGGCAACTCACTGCGGGGGTCTCGGAGACAGTGGCCAGGGTGGCATGATTCTAGCTGGGGTGGCGTGCACTCTCTGCAGGGTCCAAGGTGGTATCCAAAGCAGTCTGGGTGTTAGTATGGCTGCGCCCCTAGGTttggctgctctccccttcataatggtgtggtttctgtgccagagCCTTGCAGCTGAGGGAGTGCCTGTGGCTATAGCAGGGGCTCCCCATCCAGGAGCCTGATCCGCCAGCCCCCAAGACTCCTGCCAGATCTAACTGTCccttcactcacacacacaccacacatgtccacacactccccactcactctctccctcactctcatCCTGCTGGCTGCCATGTGTTTTTTTCCACACCAGTAGAACTTTTGAAAAGCCCATGGCTCACTGTATTTCTTTCTGTCCTCACAGTATGCCACCACAGGCTGCTCCCTGACCCTTCACCACACAGAGAAGCCAGAGCACGAAGACATCTGTGAATACCGGCCCTACTCCTGCCCCTGTCCTGGTGCTTCCTGCAAGTGGCAGGGGTCCCTGGAGGCCGTGATGTCCCATCTCATGCACGCCCACAAGAGCATCACCACCCTTCAGGGAGAAGACATTGTCTTTCTAGCTACAGACATTAACCTGCCGGGGGCTGTCGACTGGGTGATGATGCAGTCGTGTTTTGGCCATCACTTCATGCTGGTGCTAGAGAAACAAGAGAAGTACGAAGGCCACCAGCAGTTCTTTGCCATCGTGCTGCTCATCGGCACTCGCAAGCAGGCCGAGAACTTTGCCTACAGACTGGAGCTGAATGGGAACCGGCGGAGGCTGACCTGGGAGGCCACGCCCCGATCCATCCATGACGGCGTGGCTGCGGCCATCATGAACAGCGATTGCCTAGTTTTTGACACAGCCATAGCACATCTTTTTGCAGATAATGGGAACCTTGGAATCAATGTGACTATTTCAACATGTTGTCCATGATGCAGCGAAATTATTTGGGCATAGTGCTCTATGGTTAATAAAGGATTTTATGGATGTTTTATTCACTATGTCTTCACAAGTCAAGGTCCCCAGTTACCTTGTGTTCTGTTTGAACATCAGCCCAATGGAGTTCATTAAACTGGGGTGAATGCTGTTGGCCTGTTGGTTCTATAACTTGATTATTAAATTTTACTTCCTGAATAGCCCTTGACCGGTTGCTCAGGGCTCCTGCAGACAGACCGGTAGGTTAAGAACTGGAGGcttcttcctgtcccctccctaaGTGGTCCCTCCAAATTGACAAAGCACAGTGACTATCAGAAGATTGCTTTCATCTTGTGTTTAAGGGGTAGGAGTTGTTTTAGTGCATTTTAAACAGTGTTCCTGTTTCTCAAACTGGAAGGCTAATCAGTATGCATAGTCACCTGGAGTACTCCTGTTAGACATGCAGATTTGAGAGCCTATGAATTTAACAATCCCATCAGGTGACACTTTTCAGCAGTGAAGTTTGAGAATTACTGGGTTAAGTTGTGGGGAAATGGTCCAGATTTTAAAGGTGCTTTACAGTTGCCCTCAACTGATACTATTTGTCTTTCTATTATCTCATCCCCCAAAGCCCATCCCtcaaattaaaactagaactacaGGTCCCCAGGAACACATTCCCAAGACTTGGTCTTTCTCTTGTGTTTGAGGTGGATTACCTAGAAAAGTGAGTCCTATGTCCACTGATAGTCGTCACGTAATTAGGTTTTGCTCATCACCAGTACAGGAGAGCTGTTTACATGAGGCTTCCCTTGGAGGCCCTCCTTGATCATAAATGGTGGGAAAGACTAGGTCAATAGAGTGGGAAAAGCTTTATAACCAATGTTATATGCTTGCTACTTAAAGGTATgtgttgggggttttttgttttgttttttgccacattcactttagttttttaataaatatttttcaaaactgaatGTTGTACTTCATTTTCCAAATTGAATAACGGGCATTTATTGTGTGCCTCCTGTGAGCGGGGCAGTGAGGCTGCACCATCAACTGGGCCTGGAGCTCTCACCGTCTCCACAGGAGGAAACAGCCATTTGCCCAAGATCATAGCTTGAGTCAGTGGCCACATTAGGGTCCAAACTCACTTCCTTGAACATGGACTGTTGGTGGTGTTACAGGACTCCTCTGTGGAGCTGTTATTTGTCAGTGCCAGTGCTTGTGGAAAAAAAGAGTATTATTTCTCATGCTTTACAGAATCAGAAGGAGCAGGCATGGCTAGAGCTGATGTACTGGGCTGGGTTTGAGCTAGGGTGACCCACTCCCTCAATCTCAACCCTAAACTCTTAAAAGAATTCATAATATTAGCCCTGAGTGCTCCATGAGGATTGAAGACTGCTCCAATGGCATTAGAGTAGTatcaggtgcgagtggtggctttAGAGTTGTTCTTTTTTTAGGTGAGATCCAGAGTTGAGTTTTCAACCAGGGTAGAGTTCTGGCAGTTAAGGAATTGCCAAAGTGACTTATCTTTCAGGATAGTCTTCAAGTACAAGTGAAAAACAGTGCCCTGAACCAGAAAGGGTGCTTAGAATATGTTTGGGAAATAATAGCTCTTGTCACCAAGTCAGTCACATTTCAAGCCAATATCTGGAAGGATCTGTGGAGGTGAGACTAGGATCCAGGAGCAGGTGGATTTTGACCCTTGGGAGCAAAGCTAACCCAGGTCTGGCTGTCCAGTGCAGGCATGGCACCCAGGCACTGTGTTTTGTGCATAAACTAGCCAAGTTCATCATCATCATGTTTGGATCTAATTACTCTTATTATATATGATGGAAGAAATCAAGACTGGATTAGTCAATAAGTACCAAAGGGTAAAGCTATAATCAAAAGTGGAATCAAGTTATCCCAAAGCATAAAATGTTAGATCTTTAGCCCACCGAGGTGAAGTCATGGACCAGCAGCCATACAGTGTAACGGTGGCAGCACTGAGTCAAAAATTCAGACTTTCTGACTCCAAATTCAAACATGGTTCTTAtgtaacaaatgaaaataaatttttaggcAACAAAACTCTGAACTTTTACTTCCAGGGTTATTTGGCCCCCTTAAATCTCTGTCACTGGAAATCTGTAAACTGAACTTTTACTCTGACTTTTTTTGAAATTAGGCATTTTCTGTCAGAAAAAAAACCAACCTGGTTTAGGAGGAAGTGAAAACAGCAAGATAGATTATGTAAACTAAATGTCTCTTTATATAGTTCCAATTTCAAATGCAGTTTAAAGCACAGCAATAAGAAGAGATgggagatatttgtaatactatcaacaataaaataataaataataaaataaagcataacaATAGACACTTGTCAAACTCATCACattacattttcttaaaacaaatttttttattcCTGCCCCAGTTCTACTAAAGGGGAATATAAGACAGTTTGGGgaggctagcaatctgaatctgtgccaggaaccagTATTCTGCTGCACATTCTTGCTAGTATAATTGAGCCCCATCCCTCTTATCTGTAATGCTtgtacagaggccataaaccatgaactaTACACAAACCCCGGAGGGGGTTATTAGCTCTGGCGCCAGACCAGGCCTTTGGgtgtaatctcacttcccccattCCAACCCatgaggggagtgggggaggggggctgcaagGCCTGTGAAAGGTCTGGAAGCTTGAttcatatttgggggacaaaggtACTAAAGAGTATAAAAGGAAAGCTTCATCCATATTCTCTCACTCAGTCTTTGGAGATCTGACTCCCCTGAGCCACCATACTAGTACATCTGCAAATAAGGGGTTGCTTCTGGAATCTCTGCGTattcattgtgtattttccagtcacctggtaaattctgtaacactaCATTCTAATTTGATAGAAATTTGGCTGACCAAGCACACTGGTAGATTCAGTTTGTGCCTTACGATGCCTGAGCcattcaaaggaaaaaattacTCAAAATACCTTGGAAAAAATAGCCATTAATTCTGGGTGACAGGAACctgtgtatctacactaataaaagagaaacatacaaattagccatcactcaatcactctgccactccgctacacccaccagccaatcagcgactatgcaaattaacccaacaaggATGGTGAATTAACCATCCTGCATACGCAGGCTccgagcaaagactgaagaccaCTGAAGATGGcgacagccacggagctggagtgagcaggaggcttgggttgctcccggcaatggaggaagccaagcttcccgtgggccctggactctgctcaaggagtggctgggggcctgggtcgccaggggcaacccagacTTCCAGTCCACCCTGGGCTCCGCTAGAGgagctggagagaaaaaaaaaaggagcatctgggagcagctggaggggagaagccaagcctcgctgctatGGGTGAccaaaagcctgggtcccaggtgccggaggaaaaccagtgctggcagccaggggaaggaaggcttattgcacaaatcttcatgcaacgggccactagtatattatattaGTATTTACATTGTTCTCTATTTTtataaagtctttaaaaacaaCCAACTTTGAGATCAGGGTTCCCAACCTTTTTGTGAAGAGGAACTAGCCTTGGTTTCTCTGAATCCTTATAATTTAAGGGAGTAAGTGAACTGTCCCATGTAAATTATGGGAAACCAGGGGAGAGGTCTCTGAGGCATCACTGTCTGGAACTCTAATAAGTAGAACCTAAAACTACCAACAGATTCAAACCAATGGTTCAGTCTGTCTCAGCAGCAGAATCATGCAAATTCCTCACAATATCACCCCACAGAAATTGTCCTTGTACCTAACTGCAGTTTTGGGGACTTGCCAAGTGTGACCTTAAGTTTATCAGCTGACCACTCTGGTTTCAAGTTTCCTAACTGACAACATTTGaaggtttattttctaattttttttactatagtaCTAATATCTGTAAGACAGTTGAGCTATTTAAAAAGTTCAGTtatggcctggccagcgtggctcagtggttgaccattgacctgtgaacaaggaggtcacagttcaattcctggtcagggcacatgcccaggttgcaggcttgatccccagtgtggggcgtgcaggagtcagacaaccaatgattctctctcatcattgatgtttctctctctctttctccctctcttctcctctctgaaattaataaaaaatatatactgttttttaagtttatgtATGTAAATCCTTCCTTGTATGAGGTGGTTCTGGGATAATTGTGACCTAGTATGTATGAGTGTGTCAGCAGGTGAGTCCAGCTCTCCAGTTGCCTCTCAGCTTCCCATGGTTAGAGTTAAGGATGGTGCCTGGGCATAGAGACAGTTTTGTTTTGTAGTTCTGGCTTGAGAAAACTGTGGCCTTGACCCTTCCTGACTCAATCTTTGCTTGAAGTAAGGTTATAATTTCATTGACCTGTACTGGCCAGGAAGAAAGGGAGTCAAgagttcttaaagggccagcctga is drawn from Myotis daubentonii chromosome 3, mMyoDau2.1, whole genome shotgun sequence and contains these coding sequences:
- the SIAH2 gene encoding E3 ubiquitin-protein ligase SIAH2, whose protein sequence is MSRPSSTGPSANKPCSKQPPPPPQHAPSPAAPPAAATISAAGPGSSAVPAAAAVISGPGGGGGGGGGGGAAGPVSPQHHELTSLFECPVCFDYVLPPILQCQAGHLVCNQCRQKLSCCPTCRGALTPSIRNLAMEKVASAVLFPCKYATTGCSLTLHHTEKPEHEDICEYRPYSCPCPGASCKWQGSLEAVMSHLMHAHKSITTLQGEDIVFLATDINLPGAVDWVMMQSCFGHHFMLVLEKQEKYEGHQQFFAIVLLIGTRKQAENFAYRLELNGNRRRLTWEATPRSIHDGVAAAIMNSDCLVFDTAIAHLFADNGNLGINVTISTCCP